One Nicotiana tomentosiformis chromosome 4, ASM39032v3, whole genome shotgun sequence genomic window carries:
- the LOC104117497 gene encoding mitochondrial pyruvate carrier 4-like, translating into MATSKLQALWNHPAGPKTIHFWAPTFKWGISIANIADFSKPPEKLSYPQQIAVSATGIIWSRYSTVITPKNWNLFSVNVAMACTGLYQLSRKLQHDYSKEEQTEALKE; encoded by the exons ATGGCGACGTCGAAGCTCCAGGCCCTTTGGAATCACCCTGCTGGCCCTAAAACCA TTCATTTCTGGGCACCAACCTTCAAGTGGGGCATTAGCATAGCAAATATTGCTGATTTCTCCAAGCCACCTGAGAAACTTTCGTATCCCCAGCAGATAG CTGTTTCAGCTACCGGAATTATCTGGTCACGCTATAGCACTGTGATTACTCCT AAAAACTGGAATCTTTTCAGTGTGAATGTGGCCATGGCTTGTACAGGACTCTACCAACTCTCAAGGAAACTTCA GCATGATTACTCAAAGGAGGAGCAAACAGAAGCACTAAAAGAATGA
- the LOC138909813 gene encoding uncharacterized protein, with protein sequence MRGLSINVPLVEALEQMPGYAKFMKDFMTKNRLMNFKTIKVTHQVSAIVHSMALKLEDPGTFTIPCTIGSADFAKILCDLRMDDRTMKRPLGVIEDVLVRVDKFILPADFVILDYKVDYEVPIILGRSFLATSKALCDVEVRELTFWVGDEKSDRWFHGMCELFIRNGVIQLCTPKLSLDLENRKTPPTKPSIEEPPTLELKPLPPHLRYEFLGPCSTLPVILSSCLSNMHVDSTLAVLQKRKKAIG encoded by the exons ATGAGAGGTCTCTCTATTAACGTGCCATTGgtagaagctttggaacaaatgcccggttatgccaaATTTATGAAAGATTTTATGACCAAAAAtaggttgatgaattttaaaacaatcaaagtcactcatcaagtgagtgcaattgttcattccatggctcttaagttggaggatcccggcaCTTTTACGATTCCTTGTACTATTGGGAGTGCCGATTTTGCTAAAATCCTTTGTGATCTTCGG ATGgacgatcgtaccatgaagaggccgTTGGGAGTGATCGAGGATGTTTTGGTCcgagttgataagttcattcttccggcggactttgttattctagattataaggttgattatgaagtgcctaTTATTCTTGGAAGATCTTTCCTTGCTACgagtaaggctctttgtgatgtggaagtcagagaactcactttctgggttggtgatgaaaaaagTG ATAGAtggtttcatggaatgtgtgaactttttataaggaatggggtcatacaactatgcaccccgaaattatctttggatcttgaaaataggaagactcctcctacaaagccttctatagAAGAGCCACCTACTTTGGAGTTGAAACCATTACCACCAcaccttcggtatgaatttcttggaccttgttctactttaccggttattctttcctcttgtttgtctAACATGCATGTTGATTCCACATTGGCAGTGttgcaaaagaggaagaaagctattgggtag